Below is a genomic region from Acinetobacter tibetensis.
TTTAAATTCAAATAAAGTAAAGTTACCCACAGTTTTAAATTTATTTACCTATTCATTCAAATTAAAATAAAAAGACAAATTAAAACATAGAGTTATTATAATATTAATTAAATATACGATTTATCTAATATGGATGATTTATTTAAATTAAAAATAGAACTGATGTGCGAATTAACGCCAATTAGTACTTTATTTAGTCAAATTTTTGTGCTTATAATATGAACAAGCAATAGGATTTAACGATAATATAGATCGGAACGAAATATCTATGAAAATCGTACAAGAAGAAAATTTACAGCGCGTTGAAACACAACTTGAACAACGCTACCCACTTGATATGATGTCATGCATTTTTTTTATTTTTGGCATGATGTCATCGGCTTATATTCTGCACCAGTTTATTCTTTAATTTTACGCTTAAAATAAAAAACCCATCTTATTCAGATGGGTTTTTGCATATTGGGATTAACCATTACGTTTTACGAAGTCATCCATAAAGTTCACCAATGCTTGTACCCCTTCTAAAGGAACAGCATTATAAATACTTGCACGCATGCCTCCAACAGAGCGGTGACCTGCCAAATTCAACAAGTGGTTTTCTTCAGCTTCTTTCAGGAATAACTTTTCTAAGTCAGGATTTGCCAAAGTAAAGGGTACATTCATGATTGAACGGTTAGCTTCTACAATTGGGTTTGCATAGAAGTCGCTAGAATCAATATAGCCATAAAGTAATTGTGCTTTTTGTAGATTCACTTGATGCATGGCATCTACACCACCATTTTCAAGTAACCATTCAAACACTAAACCAGACAAATACCATGCATAAGTCGATGGGGTATTTACCATAGAATCATTTTTAGCTTGAGCAGAATATTTCAACAAACTTGGAATTTCTGGTTTCGCCTGATCCAATAAATCTTCACGAATAATGACCAGTGTTAAACCTGCTGGACCAATATTTTTTTGTGCACCGGCATAAATCAAACCGAATTTAGACACATCTAACGGTGCAGATAATATACTTGATGAAAAATCAGAGACCAATGGTTTATCTGTTTCTGGAATACCAGCAAATTGTAAACCGCCAATCGTTTCATTATCTGCATAATGCACATAAGCAGCATCGGCTGATAAATTCCATTGACTTTGTGGCGTGATTGCAAGTTTGCCGTCAATTTTTGTTCCAGCTTCTACAACATGAATATCGCCATAACGTTGTGCTTCTTGCAGTGCTTTTTCAGACCAAATACCCGTATGGATATAGTCAGCTTTATTATTTTTACCCAACAGGTTTAATGGAATGGCAGAAAACTGTAATGATGCCCCACCCTGTAAAAACAAAACTTTGTAATTTTCAGGAATGTTCATGAGCTTACGTAAGTCTGCTTCTGCTTTTTCTGCAACCGCAACATAGTCTTTGCTACGGTGGCTCATTTCCATAATGGACAGCCCTTTGCCATGCCAATCCAACATCTCTTGTTGAGCTTTTTCTAAAACGGCAGTAGGTAATGCAGCAGGACCAGCACAGAAATTGTACGCGCGCATGATTTTTCCTTTCAGAGGTGAAACACAATAAAATGATGGCATTTAATCATATCTTGCTCAGGCTTGCAGTAAATTATCCTGAAAATATTTCAATGCTATCGGGTATTTAAAGTCAAAACTTCAATAAAGATCGATTATTTTTTAGGTGGAATGGCTTTAATAAATGATTCAACATTCACTAAGTAACTGACTATACGTACAATTAATACTGAAATCACCACCATTGCATGAATCAACATTGCAGTTATTAAATAACAGCCAAATTAAAAATAACGCTAAACATGAATTTTTTTCTTTTTAGGCTCAGCAAGATGTTGTTCTTTTAAATCTTTCAATAATTTTTCATCATGTATATCAATCCTGTGACGTGTAGATTGAGCATACAAATTTTGGCTAAACACCCCACGCTGAAATGCCAACCACATTTGTTGTGGTTTTAAGAAAAAACCCGTCAAAAGTGCTATTCAATTCATGATGCCAAGTATGGGATGATTCAACATAGAATCCGTTCCCAACGCACAAGCACTAACCTCCCCCTCACTTCTGCCAACACGATAACCTGTTAAAATATGGTATAAGTCACGATATTTTAGACATTTAGGTCTTACTGCAATATTCGGAAGTGGTACAAACAAGTAACCATAATAAACATGAACCGTACAAAGCTCTTGTTCCGCTTGGATCGGAGAAAAACCATTATTTTGATAAAATAAATCTAACGCTTGATGAATACTCATCTGGTCTAATTGTCTTGATGCTAGGCACTTGCAAATTGGGAACATATTCAGTTATTAGTATTTTTATCTATGTAATTTTTTAAAAGTTTAAATTTATCGTATTATCTACTTACAGGAAAATGAGTCTAGCATCTGCAACACTCAAAATGTAAACGCGCTCGTTTACACCGATAAAATAAAGATCTGTATAATTCATTACAACAACAATGCGAGTTTGATTAATGCCACAGCGTTTTCAATTAAAATCAAGAAAATTAACGCTTAGGATGAATCCTATTTTTCCTGGTTTTATTTGCTTATGCACGAGTGTGTTATTTCTTCACCCAAGTTATGCAAAATCCATCAGCTATATAGAAGCTGAACAAAACATACTGACTCAATCCTATAGCACTCGAGCTGCGCAGGCTCTACAACAATCTGCTCAACTGCAAGCTGAAGCAGTGAAAGGGCTCGGACTCCCGCGTATTGATTTAAATGTTCGTGCTTATGCCTTTCATAATGAAGTAGATGTGCCACTAAATTCCTTAAAAAATAATCTGGATAATACCCTTACTCAAGGCGTGAATAATCAAATTGATCAATGGCAAAATAATAGTGGTATCCCTAGCGGAATTACAGACACTCTAAAAGATGGTGTCGGCAACGTTATTGATCGTGGCCTTGGATTAATTCCCAATGAGACGACGATCAATTTGGATGACCAAGTTATACGCCCGACCGTTTCAGTATTTATGCCTTTATATACTGGCGGACTGACCACTAGCGCCAAACAAATGGCAAAAATTCAGTCCGAACGCAGTGTCATCAATAATAAACAGCAACAAGACCTTCAGCGTTTCGAAATCATTCAAGCCTATTTTAACTCGCAGCTACAAACACAATTATTAGCGGCAAGCCGTTTTAATGCTCAAGCGATGCAAAGCCATTATCGAAATGCACTAAAATTAGAACAGCAAGGCTTTATTAGCAAAGGGCAACGGATGCAATTTGAAGTTGCTAAAAACAATGCTGAACGTTTAGCACAAAATACCCAAGCCAACCTACAAGCCAGCTTGTTTCAGTTGAATAATCTCCTGCA
It encodes:
- the serC gene encoding 3-phosphoserine/phosphohydroxythreonine transaminase, whose protein sequence is MRAYNFCAGPAALPTAVLEKAQQEMLDWHGKGLSIMEMSHRSKDYVAVAEKAEADLRKLMNIPENYKVLFLQGGASLQFSAIPLNLLGKNNKADYIHTGIWSEKALQEAQRYGDIHVVEAGTKIDGKLAITPQSQWNLSADAAYVHYADNETIGGLQFAGIPETDKPLVSDFSSSILSAPLDVSKFGLIYAGAQKNIGPAGLTLVIIREDLLDQAKPEIPSLLKYSAQAKNDSMVNTPSTYAWYLSGLVFEWLLENGGVDAMHQVNLQKAQLLYGYIDSSDFYANPIVEANRSIMNVPFTLANPDLEKLFLKEAEENHLLNLAGHRSVGGMRASIYNAVPLEGVQALVNFMDDFVKRNG
- a CDS encoding TolC family protein, producing MNPIFPGFICLCTSVLFLHPSYAKSISYIEAEQNILTQSYSTRAAQALQQSAQLQAEAVKGLGLPRIDLNVRAYAFHNEVDVPLNSLKNNLDNTLTQGVNNQIDQWQNNSGIPSGITDTLKDGVGNVIDRGLGLIPNETTINLDDQVIRPTVSVFMPLYTGGLTTSAKQMAKIQSERSVINNKQQQDLQRFEIIQAYFNSQLQTQLLAASRFNAQAMQSHYRNALKLEQQGFISKGQRMQFEVAKNNAERLAQNTQANLQASLFQLNNLLQSSGITELSTPLFVNTTKNHSINQLLKSYPEQSSLVQKLQKDTELAGVKVKAESAAKKPTVFAFGEYSLDEHQNWIVGVAAQYNLFSGIDKQKNIQAAELQRYALQLTTQRTKQEIENMIYKSYSELETAQQSHALLQQNMQAAQENLRIQTLSFKEDMGTATQVIDAQNAMTALKSEMALNAYKYVMSLATLLQSHGSIAEFQSYVNQKNTQYIR